The DNA window AGGGCGACACGCATGAAGAATCGAAGGACCACCAGCCCCTGAGCGGGGCGCAGCAGTGCTTGAGCCCCTTCTGGCGAgcctgccccaccccacaccaATCGCCTCCGCGAGGATTCGGCCTGGACgcccacgcccccaccccccgggggaagggaaggaggaggaggggagacgctggcaggcaggcaggggtTCGGCGCGGAGACGTACCTGCTTTCGCTGCACTCCTTCCGCTCCCTCACCCTGAGCCACTTGCGGAGGAGAAAGCGCTTTCGGCGCGGGGAAGCGCTGGGTGTGGAGCAGTTGGACCACGGGGTGTCCTCGTCGCTGGAGGGCGTGATCTCGATGGACGGCAGCTGCAGGAACTCCTTGCCGGGGGCCAAGACGCCGGGCAGGTCCCGGGCCAGCCCGGCCTCCAAGCTCTGCTCCCGCACGTTCTTCATGCGGCGCATCTTGAAGCGCCGGCGGCGGAGCGTGGGGGTCGACGAGCTGGACCAGAGCGGGCTGCCCTCGGGCGCGCCCTGAGGCTCGGGCACCTGCAGGGCGGGCGGATGCCGGCTCTCCAGCATGTTGGCCGCCGGCATGGGGGNNNNNNNNNNNNNNNNNNNNNNNNNNNNNNNNNNNNNNNNNNNNNNNNNNNNNNNNNNNNNNNNNNNNNNNNNNNNNNNNNNNNNNNNNNNNNNNNNNNNGTGCTCGGCCCGCTCTCGGTTGGGAAACGCTCGCCGCCCGAGCAGCGCGGGGGACCAAGTTCCTCTCCCGGAGCGGCGCGAGGCAGGCGCGCGGCCGCCGGGGCCGAACTTTCCCGTGCGCGCTCCCCACCCCCGGCCGTCGGCGCCGGCCCGCCCCGTCCGCCCTCCGCAGCCACCCGGCCTTCCTCCTGGGGCTCCCGCGGCGCGCCCGCTTGTTTGTCTTCCGCGCTCTCCCCGGCCTGCTGGCGTCTTCGCCTTAGCGGGACTCGGCGGCGCGGGGCCCCAGGGGGCGGGCTCGGCAAACTCTCAGCGGTTCGCGATCGGCCGACTGGGCTGGGGAGCCGGCGTGGCGCTGCAGGGGAGGCGGAGAgcggggggagggaagagagagagagagagagagagagagagagagagagagagagagagagagagagactggataaaaacaaaaacggggggggggggggctaggagggaggagaggggaggtcaTTTCTGTCCAGAAAGGACATGCCCAGCCAGCGACGGCTAGGGTAACTGGACCCGGAATCCCTCGGGGAGGGACTCTACCTCCGAGTAAAGGCTGCTCCAATCAGCCTAATGAAACGATCACAAACCAAACTTTCTCAAAGCAATGATTGGCCGGGCAACTCTCCTCAGTCTAATGCCCCGCTTTTTCTTtggggaaaggggggaggggacaaggggaACGGAGGAATCCAGGAATTTAGTCCTCACTCTCCAAGGCCACCCAAGACCTAGGgttgaggggaaaggagggggcttTCCCGCTGGATGTCTTCTAAGAAAAGtgctttctttgaattatttGGGATGCAGGTAAGTGCACAGGAAGGCTGGGCATAGTCAGAGGGTGACAACAAGGTTCCCAGAAGCTGCTTCCAAAATGACAGGCTGAGAAGAGAGAACAGTTCTCCTGTGGAGTAAACGGAGGACAGCAGACACGACATgccaaagacagacagacaatagGATGCGAGAGACAGAGGACACACAGGAC is part of the Suricata suricatta isolate VVHF042 chromosome 11, meerkat_22Aug2017_6uvM2_HiC, whole genome shotgun sequence genome and encodes:
- the GRAMD1B gene encoding protein Aster-B isoform X18, whose translation is MPAANMLESRHPPALQVPEPQGAPEGSPLWSSSSTPTLRRRRFKMRRMKNVREQSLEAGLARDLPGVLAPGKEFLQLPSIEITPSSDEDTPWSNCSTPSASPRRKRFLLRKWLRVRERKECSESSSQQSSQQSSHDDDSSRFLSPRAREESRGSPGRPALASWEEAPGKGRRPLTQPDAKQRSWSRLIWRQQRWEQAQLQSLPSTCDVLRQAGWGPGG
- the GRAMD1B gene encoding protein Aster-B isoform X19; this translates as MPAANMLESRHPPALQVPEPQGAPEGSPLWSSSSTPTLRRRRFKMRRMKNVREQSLEAGLARDLPGVLAPGKEFLQLPSIEITPSSDEDTPWSNCSTPSASPRRKRFLLRKWLRVRERKECSESSSQQSSQQSSHDDDSSRFLSPRAREESRGSPGRPALASWEEAPGKGRRPLTQPDAKQRSWSRLIWRQQREVKSSAQGHTAPKVFTPLT
- the GRAMD1B gene encoding protein Aster-B isoform X20 → MPAANMLESRHPPALQVPEPQGAPEGSPLWSSSSTPTLRRRRFKMRRMKNVREQSLEAGLARDLPGVLAPGKEFLQLPSIEITPSSDEDTPWSNCSTPSASPRRKRFLLRKWLRVRERKECSESSSQQSSQQSSHDDDSSRFLSPRAREERPWGALIPPPQRLHSLSWVPRAKWATEEAVVTASRAACPCWAGNLQ
- the GRAMD1B gene encoding protein Aster-B isoform X21, yielding MPAANMLESRHPPALQVPEPQGAPEGSPLWSSSSTPTLRRRRFKMRRMKNVREQSLEAGLARDLPGVLAPGKEFLQLPSIEITPSSDEDTPWSNCSTPSASPRRKRFLLRKWLRVRERKECSESSSQQSSQQSSHDDDSSRFLSPRAREERCQVKPF
- the GRAMD1B gene encoding protein Aster-B isoform X22; translated protein: MPAANMLESRHPPALQVPEPQGAPEGSPLWSSSSTPTLRRRRFKMRRMKNVREQSLEAGLARDLPGVLAPGKEFLQLPSIEITPSSDEDTPWSNCSTPSASPRRKRFLLRKWLRVRERKECSESSGPSRRIPSRSILRAK